One genomic window of Desulfovibrio subterraneus includes the following:
- a CDS encoding HD domain-containing phosphohydrolase has protein sequence MLAQDKILFVDDEPNILATFQRNLHKKFAVEVAPGPKEALEIIRTKGPFAVVVSDLKMPVMDGITLLEKIREVAPDTVRVILSGQGDFDAAIDAVNRGAIFRFLTKPCPPDTLLAMLRDALRQYRLVTAEKELLRGTLLGSVKVLVDVLALVSPEAFGRSERIRTVVGALGKRLNESNLWQLDVASMLCQLGCVGLPEDLLEKVMRDEPLGAEEQQVYGMHPDIGASLISNIPRMAPVAELIAHQLDDYSENTPLGARILRVSLAYDRLDQQGITAREAVDQLIAANTNNAYDPAVLDALKAHITEQIGGEVKLTRLEHVEVGMVLAEDLVNADGTVLLLKGQSISDNALKRLKALPDLLKLKGPFPILAPASAEA, from the coding sequence TTGCTGGCTCAGGATAAAATACTGTTCGTGGACGACGAACCGAACATTCTCGCCACATTCCAGCGGAATCTGCACAAGAAGTTCGCCGTTGAAGTGGCCCCCGGACCGAAGGAAGCACTTGAAATCATCCGGACCAAGGGTCCCTTCGCTGTTGTCGTTTCCGACCTCAAGATGCCGGTCATGGACGGCATTACCCTGCTTGAAAAAATACGGGAAGTCGCACCGGACACAGTCCGCGTCATTCTCAGCGGACAAGGCGACTTTGATGCCGCCATAGACGCCGTGAACCGCGGAGCCATTTTCCGTTTTCTCACCAAACCCTGCCCGCCCGACACGCTGCTCGCCATGCTGCGTGATGCGCTTCGCCAATACCGCCTTGTCACGGCGGAAAAGGAGCTGTTGCGTGGCACCCTGCTGGGCAGCGTAAAGGTGCTTGTGGATGTGCTGGCCCTCGTCAGCCCGGAGGCTTTCGGCCGAAGCGAACGCATACGCACCGTGGTGGGTGCGCTGGGCAAGCGGCTGAACGAGAGCAACCTGTGGCAGCTGGATGTTGCCTCGATGCTGTGCCAGCTCGGATGCGTAGGGCTGCCCGAAGACCTGCTCGAAAAGGTCATGCGTGACGAACCGCTGGGAGCCGAGGAACAGCAGGTTTACGGCATGCATCCTGATATCGGTGCCAGCCTGATCTCCAATATTCCGCGCATGGCACCGGTAGCCGAGCTCATTGCCCATCAGCTGGACGATTATTCTGAAAATACACCGCTCGGGGCGCGGATTCTGCGCGTTTCTCTTGCCTATGACCGGCTTGACCAACAGGGAATAACCGCACGCGAAGCAGTGGACCAGCTTATCGCGGCAAATACCAACAACGCATATGACCCCGCCGTGCTGGATGCACTGAAGGCACACATAACCGAACAGATAGGCGGTGAGGTGAAGCTGACACGGCTTGAACACGTGGAAGTGGGCATGGTGCTGGCGGAAGATCTGGTCAACGCAGACGGCACGGTCCTGCTGCTCAAGGGGCAGAGCATTTCTGACAATGCACTCAAGCGCCTCAAGGCGTTGCCCGACCTGCTCAAGCTTAAAGGGCCGTTCCCCATTCTGGCACCCGCAAGCGCGGAAGCATAG
- a CDS encoding DUF342 domain-containing protein: MTDEVESVQPSCSPEPFCQFMDLSGDPDYPAMAGTLLGFATSLAPFAAGKSAGGTPEPPYYTLDMTTREVRATAPGMMSMVGGVLQIVPLVRISKDALSVQASVYARDYRGNPIPPITYQRATKDLKVTLPIDMHRLNEAIVRAQETGVPQELVLCEGKPPKHGSNGKLERLLTERETVGKRAEDGSIDYRDRGAHPHVAEGTPIARYYPPTKGERGLDVFGGEIPARDGTDRPVRTGDNIREVPQEDGTTLYEATAKGLVDVSKGSIGVSTVLLIQGDVDMSTGNILVETGSVHIKGSVRTGFSITAASHIIVEGAVESAMINCNGDLEVRGGIAMEGRNLIRTGGTIQAAYAQDAVLEAEGDVIINGGITNSFITCKGSVLAQSGKGIVLGGSIIAARGIEILEAGSELGTQTALTIALDIPELDVLTREQDTIRQQQQRLSQWLGNGTPRAILLKTAEGDRRIVAEMLRVRARLEERLNEIHKELGRLKALNNHSLARSHVIIKKEAHPGTRIKIGDKAMRLDKKNVAVKYQWDPQERQIQEISLI, translated from the coding sequence GTGACAGACGAGGTCGAAAGCGTTCAGCCAAGTTGCAGCCCCGAACCATTCTGCCAGTTCATGGATTTATCCGGTGATCCGGATTATCCGGCCATGGCCGGCACCCTGCTGGGCTTTGCCACCAGCCTTGCCCCCTTTGCCGCAGGTAAATCTGCGGGGGGCACCCCTGAACCACCCTACTACACGCTGGACATGACCACCCGTGAAGTACGCGCCACCGCGCCGGGCATGATGAGCATGGTGGGCGGCGTTCTTCAGATTGTGCCTCTTGTGCGCATCTCCAAGGACGCCCTTTCGGTGCAGGCTTCGGTATACGCCAGAGATTATCGCGGCAACCCCATCCCGCCCATCACGTACCAGAGGGCCACCAAGGACCTGAAGGTTACCCTGCCCATAGACATGCATCGCCTGAACGAGGCCATTGTGCGCGCGCAGGAAACAGGCGTGCCGCAGGAGCTGGTGCTCTGCGAGGGCAAGCCCCCGAAACACGGCTCCAACGGAAAACTCGAACGCCTGCTGACGGAACGCGAAACCGTGGGCAAACGGGCTGAAGACGGCTCCATAGACTACCGCGACCGTGGCGCTCATCCCCATGTTGCCGAAGGCACGCCCATAGCCCGCTATTATCCGCCCACCAAAGGAGAGCGCGGTCTTGATGTGTTCGGCGGAGAAATTCCCGCACGCGACGGAACCGACAGACCCGTAAGAACGGGCGACAATATCCGGGAGGTGCCGCAGGAGGATGGCACCACGCTGTACGAAGCCACCGCCAAGGGGCTGGTGGACGTAAGCAAGGGGAGTATCGGTGTTTCCACGGTGCTGCTCATACAGGGCGATGTGGATATGAGCACCGGCAACATTCTGGTGGAGACGGGCTCTGTGCATATCAAGGGCTCCGTCCGCACGGGCTTTTCCATCACGGCGGCCAGCCACATTATTGTGGAGGGCGCTGTGGAAAGCGCCATGATTAACTGTAACGGCGATCTTGAAGTGCGCGGCGGCATAGCCATGGAAGGCCGCAACCTCATCCGCACCGGCGGCACCATTCAGGCGGCCTATGCGCAGGACGCCGTGCTGGAGGCGGAAGGCGATGTCATCATAAACGGCGGCATCACCAACTCGTTCATTACCTGCAAAGGCTCGGTGCTGGCCCAGTCCGGAAAGGGCATAGTGCTCGGCGGCTCCATCATCGCCGCACGGGGCATAGAGATTCTCGAAGCCGGTTCGGAACTGGGAACACAGACCGCGCTTACCATCGCGCTGGACATTCCCGAACTTGATGTGCTCACCCGCGAGCAGGACACCATACGCCAGCAACAGCAACGGCTGAGTCAGTGGCTGGGCAACGGCACTCCCAGAGCCATACTTCTCAAAACCGCCGAAGGCGACCGCCGTATCGTGGCGGAAATGCTGCGGGTGCGCGCCCGGCTTGAAGAACGCCTCAACGAAATCCACAAGGAACTTGGGCGCCTGAAGGCACTCAACAACCACTCGCTGGCCCGTTCGCATGTCATCATCAAAAAAGAAGCCCATCCTGGAACACGCATCAAGATCGGAGACAAGGCCATGCGGCTCGACAAAAAGAATGTTGCCGTGAAGTATCAGTGGGATCCGCAGGAACGACAGATTCAGGAAATTTCACTCATCTGA
- a CDS encoding TetR/AcrR family transcriptional regulator: MDKSRSCDRLLKTAREIFERHRACCRIPAAPGRSADDAATRLRLLQVARGVFAEKGAEATVRDICRAAGANVSAVNYHFGSKDGLLAAVMCSVLEDSLALYPMDGGVPEDAPAEDRLFGFVFAFLCRILLVSGRGEEKRLGEMLSDAFMRPMAPFEPHAQAHRDAVVAYLSPLLRELVGASAPGVPQPGEDFIILLARSVVAQVLMYNTNRYRILAERGGHPFSAEELAVVAQHITLFSLGGVNNVSEYLICG, encoded by the coding sequence ATGGATAAATCGCGTTCGTGTGACCGGTTGCTGAAAACGGCCCGGGAGATATTTGAGCGGCATAGAGCCTGCTGCCGTATTCCGGCAGCCCCGGGGCGGTCCGCAGATGATGCGGCAACCCGCCTTCGTCTGCTGCAGGTTGCGCGGGGTGTTTTTGCGGAGAAAGGGGCCGAGGCTACGGTGCGCGACATATGCCGCGCTGCCGGTGCCAACGTGTCTGCCGTTAATTACCATTTCGGCAGCAAGGACGGGTTGCTGGCCGCAGTGATGTGCTCGGTGCTCGAGGATTCTCTTGCTCTCTATCCCATGGACGGCGGTGTGCCGGAAGATGCTCCGGCAGAAGACAGACTGTTCGGTTTTGTATTCGCTTTCTTGTGTAGAATTTTATTGGTGAGTGGCCGGGGTGAGGAAAAACGGTTAGGGGAAATGCTCTCGGATGCCTTTATGCGTCCCATGGCTCCCTTTGAACCGCATGCACAGGCGCATCGTGATGCGGTTGTTGCGTATCTGTCTCCTTTGCTGCGGGAACTGGTTGGCGCTTCAGCGCCCGGTGTGCCGCAGCCCGGAGAGGATTTCATCATTCTGCTGGCTCGCTCCGTTGTGGCGCAGGTGCTGATGTATAATACCAACAGGTACAGAATTCTGGCCGAACGCGGGGGGCATCCCTTTTCGGCGGAAGAACTGGCCGTTGTGGCACAACATATCACCCTGTTCTCGCTGGGCGGGGTAAACAATGTTTCGGAGTATCTTATATGCGGATAG
- a CDS encoding efflux RND transporter periplasmic adaptor subunit codes for MRIVRVKSLAAGVLIAAALAFAGCDDSSKASATDSGTQAAVSGNASAMADKPELPPRPEYVVNVKVETITPASMRDILVLPGETEALDDVSLAAERAGVVEWVGVTEGQMVKEGQQIVRINLSALQAALDRAKANLKLADEQLRRRRDLYARKVLSREELEQSENEQTVALANLREAEVNYNYGITSSTVSGVVNKVYVDPGEYVAEGATVADIVNVGTLRINFNVPEADVRFLSEGQQADVRVDTYPDRKWTGTVDFVAWKADLATRTFQVRLVVDNRDGRIRPGMIARAAFVRRSLSDAVTVPLFCVQDKGGERIVFVEKNGVAQARTVELGVIEGDRVQVLKGLAAGDRLIVAGHTEVEDGTKVNVR; via the coding sequence ATGCGGATAGTTCGCGTTAAATCCCTTGCGGCAGGGGTCTTGATTGCCGCAGCGCTGGCATTTGCCGGTTGCGATGATTCGTCCAAGGCATCGGCAACGGATTCCGGTACGCAGGCGGCAGTGTCGGGCAATGCGTCTGCCATGGCCGACAAGCCTGAGCTGCCCCCCAGACCGGAATACGTGGTCAACGTGAAGGTTGAAACGATAACCCCTGCAAGCATGCGGGATATTCTGGTGCTTCCGGGAGAAACCGAGGCGCTGGATGACGTCAGTCTGGCTGCGGAACGGGCCGGTGTTGTGGAATGGGTTGGCGTTACCGAAGGCCAGATGGTGAAGGAAGGCCAGCAGATAGTGCGCATCAATCTGTCTGCATTGCAGGCGGCACTGGACAGGGCAAAGGCAAACCTGAAGCTGGCTGATGAGCAGCTGCGCCGCCGTCGTGACCTCTACGCCCGCAAAGTGCTCTCCCGCGAGGAGCTTGAACAGTCTGAAAACGAACAGACCGTGGCTCTGGCGAACCTTCGCGAGGCAGAAGTGAATTACAACTATGGCATAACCAGTTCTACCGTCTCCGGCGTGGTGAACAAGGTGTATGTCGATCCCGGCGAATACGTGGCCGAAGGCGCCACCGTGGCGGATATCGTGAACGTGGGTACCCTGCGCATCAATTTCAATGTGCCGGAGGCCGATGTGCGCTTTCTGTCCGAAGGCCAGCAGGCCGATGTGCGGGTAGATACCTATCCCGACCGCAAGTGGACAGGCACAGTGGATTTTGTGGCATGGAAGGCTGATCTGGCTACCAGAACCTTTCAGGTGCGGCTGGTGGTGGACAACCGTGACGGCAGAATCCGTCCGGGCATGATTGCACGAGCTGCCTTTGTGCGCCGCTCTCTCAGCGATGCCGTGACTGTGCCGCTGTTCTGCGTGCAGGATAAGGGCGGGGAACGCATCGTGTTTGTGGAAAAGAACGGCGTTGCGCAGGCGCGTACTGTCGAGCTTGGCGTCATTGAGGGCGACCGCGTGCAGGTGCTCAAGGGGCTGGCAGCAGGCGACAGGCTTATCGTGGCCGGACATACCGAAGTTGAAGACGGCACAAAGGTGAACGTGCGATGA
- a CDS encoding efflux RND transporter permease subunit — MILNEGALKNQSLVLVLLILIVVAGLYSYVKLPREAAPDIQIPYIFVTTDYEGVAPEDMEKLITIPLERKLKGLEGVEELTSQSDDGNSTIAIKFLPSVDIDDALQKVRDKVDQAKGDLPSDLEDDPLISEMNFSDQPILQVVLSGPFSLKRLKVFAEELEDRFEAIPGVLDARIIGGLEREIHVEFDLDRVGAYNVPFTTMLKAVERGNVNMPGGSMNIGDARYQVRVPEDFQNPSEINNIVAFVRDGKPVYLRDVASIRDHYKEPDTLSRLNKENAVTLQIVKRSGENIIFINDQVTEVVKEMRDYLPPTLNISLTADMAEDIRSMVADLENNILSGLLLVLIVVLVFIGGRSAVFVSVAIPLSMLITFAMLRVLDITLNMVVLFSLILALGMLVDNGIVIVENIYRHMQEGKTRFQAAMDGTSEVAWPVITSTLTTVGAFFPMVFWPGIMGGFMSFLPKTVILALVGSLFVALVVNPVLSARYQTAKPPRFADDGTEASSRSRRVYMWMLEWSLNHRWLVLLISVAMFIGSAAAFSMFGKGVEFFPETEPKRAYANIKMPIGTNLDATDRQVRVIERVASEYDDVRFVIASSGAGTGGDFGGGGTGTHLGSVALDFRPIAERKRHSSDIVAEVRDRLASMITGAELRVEKEKEGPPTGDPVSLEIYGDDMKVLGEIVEQVRGIMRDIPGIVDLKDNFVNGKPEIQIRVDKEKTALLGLDTYEVAYTVKAAINGAKVGVYREGKDEYDIIAKLPEKDRQSVEALRRITVSGPNGEPVPLTTLADIHLASGLGAINHKDQKRVITVSSDVNGRLANDIIKELDAKLKKQSWPRGYSYSFGGEQEEQRKAEEFLTEAFIGAIFLIFMVLVAQFNSMLTPFIILTSVVLSFIGVFLGLLITGTAFGIIMTGVGVISLAGVVVNNAIVLIDYFEQLKKTGMETREALLKAGITRFRPVMLTAITTILGLLPMAIGVSFDFFKMELITESESAQWWGPMAVAVIFGLLVATLLTLVVVPVLCSLQDSLRARKQRKRDAGKGSDDAAGTAPADPEGQHA, encoded by the coding sequence ATGATATTGAATGAAGGCGCTTTGAAAAACCAGTCTCTGGTTTTGGTGCTGCTCATACTCATAGTGGTGGCGGGGCTCTACAGCTATGTGAAGCTGCCGCGTGAAGCCGCGCCGGATATTCAGATTCCGTATATCTTCGTAACCACCGACTATGAAGGCGTGGCTCCCGAAGATATGGAAAAGCTCATCACCATTCCGCTCGAGCGCAAGCTCAAGGGGCTGGAAGGCGTTGAAGAGCTCACTTCCCAGTCCGACGACGGCAATTCCACCATTGCCATCAAGTTTCTGCCCAGCGTTGATATTGACGATGCTTTGCAGAAGGTGCGCGACAAGGTGGATCAGGCCAAGGGCGACCTGCCCTCGGACCTTGAGGATGATCCTCTCATCAGCGAGATGAACTTTTCGGACCAGCCCATTCTGCAGGTCGTGCTTTCCGGACCGTTCAGCCTGAAGCGGCTCAAGGTGTTTGCCGAGGAGCTTGAAGACCGGTTTGAGGCCATTCCCGGCGTGCTGGACGCCCGCATCATAGGCGGGCTTGAGCGCGAGATTCACGTGGAGTTCGATCTGGACAGGGTGGGGGCATACAATGTGCCGTTTACCACCATGCTCAAGGCTGTCGAGCGCGGCAACGTGAACATGCCGGGCGGTTCCATGAACATCGGCGATGCCCGGTATCAGGTGCGCGTGCCCGAAGATTTCCAGAATCCTTCGGAGATCAACAACATCGTGGCCTTCGTGCGCGACGGCAAACCCGTGTATCTGCGTGATGTGGCCTCCATTCGCGACCACTACAAGGAACCGGACACCCTGAGCCGGCTGAACAAGGAAAACGCGGTTACCCTGCAGATCGTGAAGCGCAGCGGCGAGAACATCATCTTCATCAACGATCAGGTCACTGAGGTCGTGAAGGAGATGCGCGACTATCTGCCGCCCACGCTGAATATCAGCCTTACGGCAGACATGGCGGAAGACATCCGCAGCATGGTGGCCGACCTTGAGAACAACATTCTCTCCGGCCTGCTGCTGGTTCTTATAGTGGTGCTTGTCTTCATCGGCGGGCGGTCTGCCGTGTTTGTTTCCGTGGCCATTCCGCTGTCCATGCTTATTACCTTTGCCATGCTGCGGGTGCTCGACATCACTCTGAACATGGTGGTGCTCTTCTCGCTCATTCTCGCGCTGGGTATGCTCGTGGATAACGGCATCGTTATCGTGGAGAACATCTACCGGCACATGCAGGAAGGCAAAACCCGCTTTCAGGCAGCCATGGACGGCACCAGCGAAGTGGCGTGGCCGGTCATCACCTCCACGCTCACGACCGTGGGCGCGTTCTTCCCCATGGTGTTCTGGCCGGGCATCATGGGCGGCTTCATGTCCTTCCTGCCCAAGACAGTTATTCTGGCACTCGTGGGCTCCCTGTTTGTGGCACTGGTGGTGAACCCGGTGCTGTCCGCACGGTATCAGACTGCCAAGCCTCCGCGCTTTGCCGATGACGGTACCGAGGCATCCTCCCGCTCCCGCAGGGTGTATATGTGGATGCTGGAATGGTCTCTGAACCATCGCTGGCTTGTCCTTCTGATCTCGGTAGCCATGTTCATCGGTTCTGCGGCGGCTTTCAGCATGTTCGGCAAAGGGGTGGAGTTCTTCCCTGAAACCGAGCCGAAGCGTGCCTACGCCAATATCAAGATGCCCATAGGCACCAACCTTGATGCCACTGACAGGCAGGTCAGGGTTATCGAGCGCGTTGCATCGGAATATGATGATGTGCGGTTTGTCATTGCCAGCAGCGGCGCGGGCACGGGCGGCGATTTCGGTGGCGGCGGAACGGGAACACACCTTGGTTCCGTGGCGCTGGACTTCCGGCCCATTGCCGAGCGTAAGCGCCATTCTTCGGATATTGTGGCCGAGGTGCGTGACCGGCTCGCGAGCATGATCACCGGCGCGGAACTGCGGGTGGAAAAAGAGAAGGAAGGTCCGCCTACGGGCGATCCTGTGAGCCTTGAAATATACGGCGACGACATGAAGGTGCTAGGCGAGATTGTGGAACAGGTGCGGGGCATCATGCGTGATATTCCCGGCATTGTGGACCTGAAGGACAACTTCGTGAACGGCAAGCCGGAGATCCAGATCCGAGTGGACAAGGAAAAGACCGCTCTGCTGGGGCTCGATACCTATGAAGTCGCCTATACTGTGAAGGCCGCCATCAACGGTGCCAAGGTAGGCGTATACCGCGAAGGCAAGGATGAATACGACATCATTGCCAAGCTTCCCGAAAAGGACAGACAGTCCGTCGAGGCCCTGCGCCGTATCACGGTGTCCGGTCCCAACGGTGAACCTGTTCCGCTCACCACGCTGGCGGATATCCACCTTGCCAGCGGTCTTGGAGCCATCAACCACAAGGACCAGAAACGCGTAATTACCGTTTCGTCCGACGTGAACGGCAGGCTGGCCAACGACATCATCAAGGAGCTTGACGCCAAGCTGAAGAAGCAGAGCTGGCCCCGCGGCTATTCATATAGCTTCGGTGGTGAACAGGAAGAACAGCGCAAGGCGGAAGAATTCCTCACCGAGGCATTCATCGGTGCCATTTTCCTCATCTTCATGGTGCTGGTGGCGCAGTTCAACTCCATGCTCACGCCGTTCATCATCCTGACCTCGGTGGTGCTTTCGTTCATCGGCGTGTTCCTCGGACTGCTGATTACGGGCACGGCCTTCGGCATCATCATGACGGGCGTGGGTGTCATATCCCTTGCCGGCGTCGTGGTGAACAACGCCATTGTGCTTATCGATTACTTCGAGCAGCTCAAGAAGACAGGCATGGAGACGCGCGAAGCCTTGCTCAAGGCCGGGATAACCCGTTTCCGGCCGGTTATGCTCACGGCTATCACGACCATTCTGGGCCTGCTGCCCATGGCTATCGGCGTGAGTTTCGACTTCTTCAAGATGGAACTGATCACCGAATCGGAATCGGCCCAGTGGTGGGGCCCCATGGCAGTCGCCGTTATATTCGGCCTGCTGGTGGCTACGTTGCTGACGCTGGTTGTGGTGCCTGTGCTCTGCTCGCTGCAGGACAGCCTGCGCGCCAGAAAGCAGCGCAAACGTGATGCCGGAAAGGGAAGTGATGATGCCGCCGGTACTGCGCCCGCAGATCCGGAAGGGCAGCACGCATAG
- a CDS encoding LexA family transcriptional regulator, producing MSTFDEVFERIKLSTHTRTQVELAEVLDIRQSSISDAKRRNSVPSDWYMKLFEKFGLNPDWLKKGVGPMYLRTEQGYEPLEGPAAGRVFEDSAKFGDPDARNAVVTIHSMQCETDDNGQRVLKGIGKLCIPQSFAGTNIQVLRVEASGMEPLIHKGAYVGLDTNQKNVLSGEIYGVFVPYEGISLKRLFLDAANNRFIMRSENQSHPEQSLPVEKRAEAIIGRVAWVLQTL from the coding sequence GTGTCCACCTTTGATGAAGTTTTTGAGCGCATCAAGCTCTCAACCCACACCAGAACTCAGGTTGAGCTGGCTGAAGTGCTGGACATCCGTCAATCCAGTATTTCCGATGCCAAGCGCCGCAATTCTGTACCTTCCGACTGGTATATGAAGCTCTTCGAAAAGTTCGGCTTAAACCCCGACTGGCTGAAGAAGGGCGTCGGCCCCATGTACCTGCGCACCGAACAGGGATATGAACCCCTTGAAGGCCCCGCCGCCGGCCGCGTGTTCGAGGATTCTGCCAAATTCGGAGATCCCGATGCCCGCAACGCCGTGGTTACCATACACTCCATGCAGTGCGAGACCGACGACAACGGTCAGCGCGTGCTGAAGGGAATCGGCAAGCTGTGCATTCCCCAGTCCTTCGCAGGCACCAACATTCAGGTACTGCGCGTGGAAGCATCCGGCATGGAACCCCTTATCCACAAAGGTGCCTACGTAGGTCTGGACACCAACCAGAAGAACGTCCTTTCGGGCGAAATCTACGGGGTGTTCGTCCCCTACGAGGGTATTTCACTGAAGCGCCTCTTCCTTGATGCGGCCAACAACCGCTTCATCATGCGCAGCGAAAACCAGTCTCATCCCGAGCAGTCTCTGCCCGTGGAAAAACGCGCCGAAGCTATTATCGGCCGCGTAGCCTGGGTGCTGCAGACCCTGTAA
- the hflC gene encoding protease modulator HflC: MSNRSLTLIIGIFVGLVVVFQSAFTVHQTQNALVLQLGKPVGGVLEPGLHFKLPFVQNVIYFDARVLDYDAQPAEALTKDKKALVLDNYARWRITDPLRFYQTVRTIPGAQARLDDIVYSQLRVFLGRYTLTEVVSSERSAIMEMVTKRSSDLISEYGIEIIDVRIKRTDLPPENQRAIFGRMRAERERQAKQYRSEGQEESTTIKSTADKEQAVILAEARRQASVIRGEGEALSTRVFAEALSKSPEFYEFQRSMEAYKKSFAGKTRILLTTDDQFLKYLK, encoded by the coding sequence ATGTCTAACAGATCGCTCACTCTCATCATCGGCATCTTTGTCGGCCTTGTGGTTGTGTTCCAGTCGGCATTTACCGTGCATCAGACCCAGAACGCGCTCGTGCTGCAACTTGGAAAGCCTGTCGGTGGCGTCCTCGAACCGGGTCTGCACTTCAAGCTGCCCTTCGTGCAGAATGTCATCTACTTCGACGCCCGAGTGCTCGACTATGATGCGCAGCCTGCCGAAGCGCTGACCAAGGACAAAAAGGCGCTTGTGCTGGATAACTATGCCCGCTGGCGCATTACCGACCCGCTGCGCTTCTATCAGACTGTCCGCACCATTCCCGGTGCGCAGGCACGTCTGGACGACATCGTGTATTCGCAGCTGCGTGTTTTCCTCGGCCGCTACACGCTGACGGAAGTGGTATCCTCTGAACGAAGCGCCATCATGGAGATGGTAACCAAACGTTCTTCGGATCTGATTTCGGAATACGGCATTGAGATCATCGACGTACGCATCAAGCGTACCGATCTGCCGCCCGAAAACCAGCGAGCCATCTTCGGCCGCATGCGTGCGGAACGTGAACGTCAGGCAAAGCAGTACAGGTCTGAAGGTCAGGAAGAATCCACGACCATCAAGTCCACTGCTGACAAGGAACAGGCCGTGATTCTGGCTGAAGCCCGCAGACAGGCTTCCGTAATCCGAGGTGAGGGTGAAGCACTTTCTACCCGGGTATTCGCCGAAGCCCTGAGCAAGTCTCCGGAGTTCTATGAATTCCAGCGTTCGATGGAGGCATACAAGAAGAGTTTTGCCGGCAAAACACGCATTCTGCTCACGACGGACGATCAGTTCCTGAAATACCTGAAGTAA
- the hflK gene encoding FtsH protease activity modulator HflK, with protein MNWDWEKLQEKRQRQSGGGQGPGPGWGPGGPNLDPIGDSLKKLRGFKFPAGKLVLGLVLLLWLASGVFIVEPDEVGIVLRFGQYDRTVEAGPHYHLPFPVENVYKPKITEIRRLEVGFRSTERGTFQQGAMRSVKEESLMLTGDENIVDVQFIVQYQIKDPVAYLFNVTQQPWTVKSASEAAMREVIGHNVIDNALTKGKTQIQSDCRDLLQTILDRYGAGIRVVAVQMQDVHPPKEVIDAFKDVASAREDRSRIINEAEAYRNELLPKARGNAAQIVNQAQAYKETVVKNAEGEANRFLAVLLEYNKAKDITKKRLYLEAMEEILGNPDVEKLILPDKGMSQVIPYLPLDKLKTVKGGE; from the coding sequence ATGAACTGGGATTGGGAAAAACTGCAAGAAAAACGGCAAAGGCAGTCCGGTGGCGGACAGGGCCCCGGGCCCGGTTGGGGTCCCGGCGGTCCCAACCTCGACCCTATCGGCGACAGCCTGAAGAAGCTCAGGGGTTTCAAATTCCCCGCAGGCAAGCTTGTGCTTGGCCTGGTCTTACTTCTTTGGCTGGCTTCGGGCGTATTTATCGTGGAACCAGATGAAGTGGGTATCGTGCTGCGGTTCGGTCAATATGACCGCACTGTGGAAGCCGGCCCCCATTACCATCTGCCCTTCCCGGTAGAGAACGTCTACAAACCCAAAATCACGGAAATCCGCCGTCTTGAAGTGGGCTTCCGCTCCACTGAGCGCGGCACCTTCCAGCAGGGCGCCATGCGCTCGGTGAAGGAAGAATCCCTGATGCTCACAGGTGACGAGAACATCGTGGATGTTCAGTTCATCGTGCAATATCAGATCAAGGATCCCGTGGCTTACCTCTTCAACGTCACCCAGCAACCCTGGACCGTGAAGAGCGCCTCTGAAGCGGCCATGCGTGAAGTCATCGGTCACAACGTGATAGACAACGCCCTCACCAAGGGGAAAACCCAGATCCAGAGTGATTGCCGCGACCTGCTGCAGACCATTCTTGACCGCTACGGGGCAGGCATTCGCGTGGTGGCCGTGCAGATGCAGGATGTACATCCGCCCAAGGAAGTCATCGACGCATTCAAGGACGTGGCCAGCGCCCGCGAAGACCGCAGCCGTATCATCAATGAAGCTGAGGCCTACCGTAACGAACTGCTGCCCAAAGCCCGAGGCAATGCCGCGCAGATCGTGAACCAGGCACAGGCTTACAAGGAAACCGTGGTAAAGAACGCCGAGGGTGAAGCCAACCGCTTCCTCGCCGTGTTGCTGGAATACAACAAGGCCAAGGACATCACCAAAAAGCGCCTCTACCTTGAGGCCATGGAAGAGATCCTCGGCAACCCCGATGTGGAAAAACTCATTCTGCCGGACAAGGGCATGTCACAGGTAATTCCTTACCTGCCCCTCGACAAGCTGAAGACCGTGAAGGGAGGCGAGTAA